A genomic segment from Haliotis asinina isolate JCU_RB_2024 unplaced genomic scaffold, JCU_Hal_asi_v2 scaffold_27, whole genome shotgun sequence encodes:
- the LOC137270045 gene encoding histone H4 — MSGRGKGGKGLGKGGAKRHRKVLRDNIQGITKPAIRRLARRGGVKRISGLIYEETRGVLKVFLENVIRDAVTYTEHAKRKTVTAMDVVYALKRQGRTLYGFGG; from the coding sequence ATGTCAGGACGTGGTAAAGGAGGTAAAGGTCTTGGAAAAGGGGGCGCTAAGCGTCACAGGAAGGTTTTGCGTGATAACATCCAGGGTATCACCAAGCCCGCCATCCGTCGTTTGGCCAGAAGAGGTGGTGTCAAGCGTATCTCCGGTCTGATTTACGAAGAGACCCGTGGTGTCCTGAAAGTTTTCCTTGAAAATGTCATCCGTGATGCCGTCACCTACACAGAGCACGCCAAGAGGAAGACTGTCACTGCCATGGATGTCGTCTACGCCCTGAAACGCCAGGGACGTACCCTCTACGGATTCGGCGGTTGA